Proteins encoded in a region of the Drosophila gunungcola strain Sukarami chromosome 3L unlocalized genomic scaffold, Dgunungcola_SK_2 000005F, whole genome shotgun sequence genome:
- the LOC128259063 gene encoding probable protein phosphatase 2C T23F11.1, whose amino-acid sequence MGQTLSEPVTAKESSYCQNAAFRVGSSCMQGWRINMEDSHTHILSLPDDPGAAFFAVYDGHGGATVAQYAGKHLHKFVLKRPEYGVNIEEALQQGFLDIDYEMLNKESWGDQMAGSTAVVVLVKDNKLYCANAGDSRAIACVNGQLEILSLDHKPNNEAESKRIIEGGGWVEFNRVNGNLALSRALGDFVFKRANKKPEDQIVTAYPDVETRKIMEDWEFIVLACDGIWDVMSNAEVLEFCRTRIGMGMHPEEICEELMNHCLAPDCQMGGLGGDNMTVVLVCLLHDRPYSDLIARCRKSNQVASDQVANAKDEESHAAAEAETEPETDTETEMQSKPCQQKQSNSNPNPGQAAPTPPPTDNDEMKVEKESQEALLAAAEMQLNYIY is encoded by the exons ATGGGTCAAACGCTATCGGAACCGGTGACCGCCAAGGAGTCCTCCTACTGCCAGAATGCCGCCTTCCGCGTGGGCTCCAGCTGTATGCAGGGATGGCGCATCAACATGGAGGACTCGCACACCCACATCCTCTCGCTGCCCGACGATCCCGGAGCGGCCTTCTTCGCCGTGTACGATGGCCATGGAGGCGCCACGGTGGCCCAGTATGCCGGCAAGCATCTGCACAAGTTTGTGCTCAAGAGACCGGAGTACGGAGTCAATATCGAGGAGGCACTGCAGCAG GGCTTTCTTGACATAGACTACGAGATGTTAAACAAAGAGTCATGGGGCGACCAGATGGCCGGCTCCACGGCCGTGGTGGTTTTGGTCAAAGACAACAAGCTCTATTGCGCGAATGCCGGAGACTCGCGGGCCATTGCCTGCGTGAATGGCCAACTGGAGATCCTGTCGCTGGACCACAAGCCCAACAATGAGGCGGAGTCCAAGCGGATAATCGAGGGCGGCGGCTGGGTGGAGTTCAATCGGGTCAACGGCAATCTGGCCCTCTCCCGGGCACTCGGCGACTTTGTCTTCAAGCGGGCGAACAAAAAGCCGGAAGATCAGATCGTCACAG CCTACCCGGACGTGGAGACGCGCAAGATCATGGAGGACTGGGAATTCATCGTGCTGGCCTGTGATGGCATTTGGGATGTGATGAGCAATGCGGAAGTGCTCGAGTTCTGTCGCACGCGCATCGGCATGGGCATGCATCCGGAGGAGATCTGCGAGGAGCTGATGAACCACTGCCTGGCGCCCGACTGCCAAATGGGCGGCCTCGGCGGCGACAATATGACCGTTGTGCTGGTCTGCCTGCTCCACGACCGTCCCTACAGCGATCTGATAGCCCGGTGCCGGAAAAGCAACCAGGTGGCCAGTGATCAGGTGGCCAATGCCAAGGATGAAGAATCACACGCTGCCGCCGAGGCGGAAACAGAACCCGAAACCGATACGGAGACGGAAATGCAATCCAAACCCTGCCAGCAGAAGCAATCCAATAGCAATCCCAATCCGGGACAAGCCGCGCCCACACCACCACCCACGGACAACGACGAGATGAAGGTGGAGAAGGAGTCACAGGAAGCGCTGCTGGCAGCGGCCGAAATGCAGCTGAACTATATCTACTAG